CCACATATAGTAAGGTTTTCCATCATTTTCTCCTTATCCTTACATCTAAACTTTTCACTGTCTCTTCTATTCCTTTTAAAGGTCTTATAAAGCCAAATAGTATTTCCTTAAGCATAGATCTTATGAAGGGTTTTAAAGGAATTTTATTTCCATTTACAAAAAGTTCTACTTTTTCATTTCTATCCTTTATAAACTTTTCTTCAAGGAATGTTGCTACTTTTTGAGGGTTATCTAAGGGAAACTTTAAAACGCCATCAATATCTACCTCATAATCAGAAATAACTCCGATGACATTTTCTAAGTTTTTTACAAGTAATGGTTCCTTTATATCTTTTCTTGTTATCTCAAACTTAGGAACTTTACTTTTCTTAAAGCCTTCACATATTACTATGTCATAATCACTAAAGAGTTTAGAAGCTAAGGTTTCAAGGTCAAAGTCTTCAAGTTTTTTAAAAAGAATTAGCTCAGAAGGAGTAATAATACCGATTGCATTGGCTCCTGCTTCTTTGTATTTATAACTATCTTTCCCTTCTGTATCTTTTATGACATTCTCATGTTTAGTTGACTTTAAAACAGCTATCCTATAACCCTTTTCTTTAAGTATCTTTACAACCTCTTTAACGAATGTAGTTTTACCACTATTGTGATAACCTATAAAAGAAACGACAGAAACCAAATCAACCTCCTACTCTTTTATAAACATTCTTTCAGCTTCAAAAGTTCCCCATATGGTTGGAAAGTAGTTTTTTACTCTATTCCTTGCAGCCTCAAGAACAACGGGTGCTGCTATATAAATTAGAGGTTGCTCGTAAGATATTATCCAATAAGCTTTTTTATAGATTTTTACTCTTTTTTCAAAATCAAGTTCTTTGGCTCCTTTTTCAAAAAGTTCATCTATCTTCTTTTCCCACTCTGTAGAGGGTTCTTTTTGCATTGGATTCCAAAGGTGTAACTGTCCTTTGCTCATCCAAACGTTTCTTCCTCCGTTTGGGTCTATAGATCCTGTAAGTCCAATTATTACAGCGTCAAAATCGTGAGTATGAAGAAGTTTCTCTACCAAGTTGTTAAAGTCAAGTGGTTGAAAGTGGACATCTATTCCAAGTCTTTTTAGGTCATGTTTGATTATTGCTCCTATTTTCACTCTCTGTGGATTGTTGGAGTTTGTAAGAAGATTAAACTCTACTTTGTGTCCATCTTCTGTTTCAAGCCATCCATCACCATTTCTATCTTTTAGACCTATTTCTTCTAAAAGCTTCCTTGCTTTCTCCAAGTCGTAAGGAAACTTTGGATAATTTTCATCGTAGTAGAGTTTATTGGCAGGAGTTACCGGTGAATAGACAGGATAACCAAGACCGTTGTAAACTGTAAGAATAATCCCTTTTCTGTCTATTGCGTGGGAAATAGCCCATCTAAACTTCCTGTTGGTAAACAGTTTCCACTTCCAGTCGGGGATTGCTCCTTTTTTTTGATTAAAGCACAAAAAGTCTGCAGTTAATGAAGCTCCAAGATTGTAGACAGTGTAATTGCCTTCTTTTTCTTTAGCCTTTAATTCGGGAAATTCATCTCCTCTTATACTGTAGAAATCAAGTTCTTTTGCTTTAAACTTTAAAAGCTGTGTGTTGGAATCAGGAATAATGAACTTGATTTTCTTGTCTATGTATGGAAGAGTTTTTCCACTTTCATCCTTTTTCCAGTAGTCTTTATTCCTCTCATAAACTAAATACTGTCCTGGAACATACTTTATTAGCCTATAAGGTCCTGTTCCAACAAGATTTTTAGGATTTTCAGAAACTGTCCAAGTTTCCATAAATTTCCCACTTTTTACCGTTTCCTCTAAGATATGTTTTGGGAAAATGGGAGCTCCGAGAGAGTATAAAAGTGGTGCAAAAGGTTCTGGAAGTTCAAAAACAACAGTGTATTTATCCATTTTTTTTACCTTTGGAAGCTTTCCATCTATTAAAAAGGAGTCTTTTGTAGAGTTTGGAATTTTCGGGTTAAAGTAAATTTGGTTATAAGTAAAGACGACATCATCTGCTGTAAATTCTTTGCCGTCAAACCATTTGACACTTTTCCTTAGGTGAAAAATCCACTTTTTTCCGTTCTCTTTAAATTCCCAAGACTCTGCCAATGCTCCTTTAGGTTTTAAAGTTTTCAAATCTATTTCTGTAAGTCCTTCAAACAGTTCTCCTACGGCATCGGTAGAGGAAGTTTCGTGTGCCATTACAAGGTTAAAAGTTTTAGGATCTGAGGAAGTAGCAAGGTATAGTGTCCCACCGTAGTTTCCGAGAAGTATTGTGATGTTATCAAGGTTAATGGTTTTTCCGAGGGAAAAAATTTCTT
This DNA window, taken from Desulfurobacteriaceae bacterium, encodes the following:
- a CDS encoding ABC transporter substrate-binding protein — translated: MKAIRNSVLLIISMIVLFIVFLTLIPEPSKRKEIFSLGKTINLDNITILLGNYGGTLYLATSSDPKTFNLVMAHETSSTDAVGELFEGLTEIDLKTLKPKGALAESWEFKENGKKWIFHLRKSVKWFDGKEFTADDVVFTYNQIYFNPKIPNSTKDSFLIDGKLPKVKKMDKYTVVFELPEPFAPLLYSLGAPIFPKHILEETVKSGKFMETWTVSENPKNLVGTGPYRLIKYVPGQYLVYERNKDYWKKDESGKTLPYIDKKIKFIIPDSNTQLLKFKAKELDFYSIRGDEFPELKAKEKEGNYTVYNLGASLTADFLCFNQKKGAIPDWKWKLFTNRKFRWAISHAIDRKGIILTVYNGLGYPVYSPVTPANKLYYDENYPKFPYDLEKARKLLEEIGLKDRNGDGWLETEDGHKVEFNLLTNSNNPQRVKIGAIIKHDLKRLGIDVHFQPLDFNNLVEKLLHTHDFDAVIIGLTGSIDPNGGRNVWMSKGQLHLWNPMQKEPSTEWEKKIDELFEKGAKELDFEKRVKIYKKAYWIISYEQPLIYIAAPVVLEAARNRVKNYFPTIWGTFEAERMFIKE
- the mobB gene encoding molybdopterin-guanine dinucleotide biosynthesis protein B, producing MVSVVSFIGYHNSGKTTFVKEVVKILKEKGYRIAVLKSTKHENVIKDTEGKDSYKYKEAGANAIGIITPSELILFKKLEDFDLETLASKLFSDYDIVICEGFKKSKVPKFEITRKDIKEPLLVKNLENVIGVISDYEVDIDGVLKFPLDNPQKVATFLEEKFIKDRNEKVELFVNGNKIPLKPFIRSMLKEILFGFIRPLKGIEETVKSLDVRIRRK